A stretch of DNA from Amphiprion ocellaris isolate individual 3 ecotype Okinawa chromosome 18, ASM2253959v1, whole genome shotgun sequence:
GCAAAGGTAATTTGCATTTGAGGAATGTTGTATAGCTGTACACAGTTGTCATCACAACTGCTTGACAGGTTGTTTCACGGTGCAGGCATTACTTCACACCATTTCACAGACACAGTGTGAACGGATGTGACAAATGCATAGATGAAATAACGACACATTCAGTCTCgaatttggatgttttttaaaatataatgtcTGTTTTGTACCATCTGACCTTCAGTCGCATTTAAGCGCCTAAAATAATTATGGAACCATTTGAAGCATTGGCTTTGAACGACCTAAAATAGAACGGTTCTCCAGCAGACTGCTAGCAGCGGAGCTCTGCAGCAGCACCTCATCAAAAATGTATGTATCCGTGTTAAGGCAGGATGGTGTAGACTGCAGATCAATGCAAAGGGTAGTTTTCATTCCCCGCTGATGTGCAGCCAGCGATGGGTGGAACAGAAAACCACGGGGCCGACGGGCCAGAGACACTCTGAGCCCTGCAGGTTAGATTTCTGCAGCTGAGAGCGAATAAAAGAAGCTCAACGTGACGCTCCGTCTCTCGCTGTCTGGCAGGTTTTATACTGTGTTCTGGCTTTTGTGCTCAAAGTACCTCCTGACTGTTCACTGCTAATTTTATCAGCACTGAccttaaagataaataaataaaaaacccaCAGTGCTCTTGCTGTCGGTAGCCGTTTTATGATGGTCTGCTGGTTTAGATGTCATGGGAAGCACTGCAATCTTTGCAATAAATGTCATGAATACAGTTTTAATGTCAAGATGATCATCCTGTTTCTATGTGAAGGTCCACTAATGATCGCTGAATAAACCTTTAGATGCATAAGTGAGGTTGTTTTCCTGCAatgtctttgtaatgaaaagtttttatcatttcgtATTCTAGCATATTCctcaaaaaaacattattaattttttattttaccaggtaacgTCAGCTGAGAACAATTTTTCATTTGCAATGATGACCTTACAAGAGGCCCAGCAgaaagaaagataacaaataaacaatacatagccaaaaaagagatttaaaaacagCTTAGATTAATGCTTGCAATTCAGTGAAAACTGTCAGCATGTGCAGCAGTCAGCTAGGGTCTGCTGTAGCTTCTGTTTAAACATATAACGGATGGACGAGGtgacagtttcagagattttttgAGGGAATTCGAAGCGATTGCTGCAGCAAAGCAAAGGGATTTCCTACCAAAGATAGTGCGAACTTTGGGGATATAGTGTTatgacaaaacatgtttttgatatcattacatttaaaattttaagttaccttttatacttttaaagaaattgtaatatttgtattactacccttatctttttatcactgataataatCACCAAGAGGTGATTAAGTACATAAACTCGGAAGGACGGAGtggaaaaatttaaacaaaatggtTATTGAtattcttctgctgctgttctgtgtaatattcttctttttcaatttttaaaatgttcaaaatcttaTGAATTGAAAAATagacatatttcaaacatgaaatcattcttatgtggataaaaatatattaaaaaaacaataataaaaattattgttcttaaccaaaatggcataaaagcacattcatttttatacatttttggcCCACTTACGGAATAGTGTAGGGTCCAGTCACTCGTGCATTTAAGGGATAATTCCATCCTAACTGATGAAATCCAGGCGAGTCTTCAGCACCAGGCTGAGTGTCTGCCAGATATGCGATGTGATGTTAAGGTGCCTTGGGATTTTCTGTTGGCTGGCCTGCTCAGAGGGCTCTTCATAACTCAGTCTGGTGGGCTGTGAAACAACCGTACGAGGTGTTCCTACAAGCTGAGTTCCTCTCGTGCCAAGAGGCTCTTTGCTAATCTGCTTTGAGTGAGTGATTGATGTTGTTTGAAGAGTGGTTGATCTTAACAGGAGCACCGGCGTCCGTGATCCGAATAGTTTCTTGGTGTAGATTCCAAGGAAGCAGACGCCTTTAGATTAAAGATAAGCccagagtaatttaaaatgtcatACCCTCTTTACAGTCTGGAAGTGTACtgatatttttataattttggtgtcGGTTCTAATCAGCACATCACCTCCACGTCTCCCACAGGTGGCCAAAGAGTTTGGGTTCAACTCCAACGGGTTCTCAGTTTACCTGAACCGCAACAAGACTGGAGAGATCCTGTCCCAGAACAAAACCCTCAGCCTGCTGAAGATCAAGTGAGTAAAAGCAGTCGGGCTGGTCAACTGAAATGGAACCAACCGATCGATTGATGGAGATTATGGAGAAGAAATCTTTATCTTATTCATCtacatttctgacggataagtcccaataagtcctcaGCTGTGGATTTATTgtaggatcataatcatgtgatctgacgtagtgttcacttgttgtcatggttacagtgatgccatgccgcaatgatacagaagtctttcacaaatccatggatccagactataagccacatcactgccaaaatctaatcacttgatccttgtgtcatttctgaccttccctgaaaatttcatccaagtccgtgagtccatttttgagtaatgttgcaaacagacaaacccaCCCcagtcatcacataactctgccaaggctctGCCTTCTTGCTGGAGTAACAAACTGGAAGCAGAGGATCTGCACATATTTATAGGATTCCTGATGAACTGAACTATATCAGCTGATAATTTCAGCTCAAGAACTGTTCAGGACTGAAACACGAGTTAACTGCTGTTTTCAGATGATCTGACGTGTTGGTCGTTGAGCTAAAATGCACAAACTGCCACATGTAAAGTTTAAACTCCACTTTTTGTCCATCAGTTTGAACTAAATTCAGCCACACTGACCATTTCTTTGACATGGAGTCGGTTATTGTGGAGCTGACAGAGTAAAAGTTCAGTAAATGTTAAATCAGTCGGATCTAGCAGTGAGGTTGGACCAgttcaaagttgtgaaaataCAGGGATGCTgctaaaaataatggattaatcctggaagTCTGTTGATGTAGAACTTTTATCTTTATGAGTGTATCACTAGAGATTGTCTAAGCAATGAGAATTTAGTCCAGTTGACATGTTAGCGTTAGAATATGAattcttcatcctcatctttaATAATTGTGGTGAGATTCAGTcaataatatcaactttatgtatgtttaaattgttttacCAGAGcacaatacaataaacaaaggttagtgaaatatacacaataacacagagGTTAATAGTAAAATAGGAATGAAAAAGAAtgcaaagtacaaaatgcaaaatgtctaAGTGGATGCCAAggaataatgaaataaatataataaaataacacaagtacaaaatgtaaactatAGTAGACTAATGACAAGAAACAGATTTACAGAAAGTGAACTGAAAGTAAGAGTAAGCAGATGTATACAGTATTGAGTACTGTGACTAAATAATGATATATATTTACATAGAACCTTTCAAGACAATTTCAATGTACTGtacagagaaaaacatcaaaatgaatccatttaattacaaaatattaaaaacgttgattaaaaaataccccaaatgaatataaaaatgattaaagtaACAATGAATTCATAAACTATAATGCATCGTCAACAATCACATATGATAAAGTGAAGCCAGAAATCGTAAAACGAAACAACAACCAAACCACCAGTATATTAAGCAGTAATTTAAAAGTTATTCCTGTTTCTTATAGAATTTATATTTCAGAAAATAATTGACATGAATGGCTCCTAGAAAATGTCTTTCAGTATTAATGAGGTTGTAACTCATCAAAACACTAGTCAGTCGCTGGGaatttttatggtaatttgCGCAAATTCAAGCTAAAAATTGATGACAGTTTCAGAATAACTGAATTATAAATGATGCATTTACCAGAAAAGTCATTGCTCTTAATTATTCTATGTGGATTATGAGGGAATACAGTGACTTAATGAGGTTTTACTGTGTGTGAATGTAGTCACTGATGGTGTTTTCTTGCCTcttgttttattctttaattgCTTTAATCatcttattttctctgtttttcgtTTTTCTAGGCATGGGGACATGTTGTTTCTGTTCCCTTCaatgtcctcctcctcctccgagGTGATGGACACGGCCACCCCGCACACATCTTCATCACTACCATccctctcatcctcctcctcgtcctcctcctcttcgtcctccaTGATCCCTCGGTCCTTCTCAGCGCCGCAGGTCCAGGAGGATGAGATCGATCAGTATCTGGCCAAGCAGGACGGCAAAATCTACAGGAACAGAGATCCACAGCTGTAAGAGGGAGACCCGGCCACAAACGTGATGCAGATTAAATGCAGATGTTGGATTCCTAATTATTCTCTTCTTATTCCAGATGTCGCCACGGCGCCCTTGGAAAATGTGTGCACTGTGTACCGTTAGAGGTAACAgaagttgtgttttatttactgcGAACAGAATCACAATAAGAGGAATTTATTCTGATTTAGGACCtcagctatcgattattttagtaatcgagtatGTAATAGTTTTTATGttgctcattgttctccattaaataccaaaataacacaacaatgaCACGAAAAGATGCTtagatgacaaaaaagacacaaaaaaggatgctaaaatagcacaaaaataacaaattgatGCTTGCATGAcacaaagatgagacaaaatgatgctaaaataccacaaaaatgacacaaagtgacagaaaaattacacaaagggATGcttaaattactgaaaaaaatgacaaaaagacacaaaaggatgtttaaatgattaaaatatgacacaaaaagacaaaacaatgctaaaataacacaaaatgacacaaaaggcagataaatgacacaaaaggatgcttaaataaaaagacaaaaatgacacaaaagaatgctaaaataccacaaaaatgacaaaacgatgCAAAATGATAAGAGCgacacaaaaatatgcttaaataactaaaaaaaattacacagtgaataattaaaaaatgacagacaaaattatgctaaaatagcacaaaaatgacataaaaaggcagaaaaattacacaaagggATGCTTGAATAtctagaaaatgacacaaagacaaaaggatgcttaaataattttaaaaaagacacaaaagaatgctaaaacacaaaaatgacacaaaaatgacaaaaggatgctaaatccccacaaaaatgacacaaaaaataaaaatgacacaaaaagatgcttaaaTAACGAAAGAcccaaaaggatgctaaaataacacatgaATGACAAGATGATgcttaaacaacacaaaaatgacaaaaagacagaaaaatttgACACAAGATGATgcctaaatgacaaaaaaatgataaaaagacacagaaagatgtttaaataattaaaaaataacgcaaaaagacaaaaatcctataaaactgacaaaatgataagaatgacacaaaaatatgcttaaATAACCAAACAAAATTTAcacaatgaataataaaaaatgacacagacacaaaattatgctaaaataacacataaatGACATCAAAAGGCCGAAAAGTTACACAAAGGGATGCTTGAATAactaaaaaatgacacaaagacacaaaaggatgcttcaataatttttaaaaagacacgaaagaatgctaaaataacacaaaaatgacaaaaggatgctaaattaccacaaaaatgacacaaaaagatgcttaaataacaaaagaaagacacaaaaggatgctaaaataacacaaaaatgacacaaaatgatgcctaaagaactaaaaaaatgacacacagaaggatgcttaaataattaaaaaataacacaaagacacaaaaggatgctaaaataccacaaaaatgataaaaattgcacaaaaagatgcttaaatgactaaaaagacattaaaggatgtttaaatacttaaaaaaatgacacagaaagacacaaaagaatgctaatttgacttttttttcccctccagccTTTTGACGAAGACTACCTGAATCACCTGGACCCACCAGTGAAGCACATGTCATTCCACGCGTACCTTCGCAAGCTGACCGGTGGAGCCGATAAGTGAGGAGTTGTTTGTAATCTTCCCATATTTGTGGTCCATTCTTGTGCCCGACGCTGAGACAGTTGTGATCTCTTTCAGAGGGAAGTTTGCGGCTCTGGAGAACATCAGCTGTAAGATCAAGTCCGGCTGTGAAGGTCATCCTCCGTGGCCAGAGGGGATCTGCACCAAGTGTCAGCCCAGCGCCATCACACTCAACAGACAGGTGTGTTACCACAACCAGTGTTTAAAGATACAGTCAGGTCCTTTAATCCAGTATTAATACagatagcacatttaaaatacttaaccggcacatttttcctcactgggggctcatttttgtggttgttttgtctccttgtgattattttatgtctcaattttggcttttttttgtcacatttatggcggtttctatcttgtttttgccattccgtgtgtctttgtgacagtttttgtctccatatactgtagatatttaactatttccatgtttccagacttttctctctactctgctcatcatctgtagaaagatgtttcaccatgctgaatgtatctccaacaacttgctcctctgttcactgtttctgagccatgctgcatttattttattgatccagtaggtttAATTTTTCTGCCACATCACTGTCACACCGTATGAAGTTTGGTTGAAAACTCAGAAATTTGTGACGTGACTGTTGGTAGAATTCTCGATTGCTCTAAGAAACACCacattttgggttatttttatCGTCTCTGAtagaaatagtttattttttgttgagtttttaaatTATACATGTAGAttaaggtgatttttttttgatgaactCGTGTGATTTTAAGTCTAGATTTGATTAAGTTTCCTATTATGTCAAAAATGAGCAGTTTAGGGAGAGtcttaaagctgaaagtctgacaattattttagttttaacagtttcttgctctgattaatggtgtcattttggtgatttttaaattttattttgaattgaTTTTTGGCCAATCTTTAAATGAGATAAATGTAATACAGTTTTAAGCTGAcatttggttctttttttgtgATGAAACCATTCAAAGATAATTGAAAAGGTTATAATCCAGTGATTTTCTGTGTAAAACCTCTGaccctgataaatggtgtaattgtgGGGATGTCTTTCAAACCCGTTGGAGAGTTTTGGGGGTTCAGATGATTAAGATAAAGTGTAAATAAGTCCACATGGCTTTGGTGTTCAGTGTCTTTCCCACTTCAACATGCTGCTGGAACTGGATTAAAGGAACTTGGACTAAGTTGGAGACAcattaatttagtttttgtgttcttgttgcagaaatacagacacgTGGACAACATCATGTTTGAGAATCACACCATTGCTGACCGTTTCCTGGACTTCTGGAGGAAGACGGGCAGCCAGAGGATGGGCTACCTGTACGGCAGGTACACCGAGCACAAAGACATCCCTCTGGGCATCAGAGCTGAGGTGGCTGCCATCTACGAGCCCCCACAGGTGAGAAAGAAAAGTCCATTCTGTCCTCATCAAGTCagttaaaatgtcttttgcTTGCTGGTTTCAGAATGCCACTCATAGCAACCTGAATTCAGGcaagtttaagtcattttagacaatgtTTTCgttattttgcagaaatttgaCCCATTTTCTGTCAATTATGAAGgtattttagaccatttttttgtctgctatccctacccagatcccaacatgtcctttttctttttttcttcaagaaaggtgcgcgcagcactgcgcagcagccagAGCTGTCATTGAcaggcagctcaaatgaaatttcgttgtatatgaaaatgtgcaatgaccaataaagattgataaagattgattgattattattttgcacAAGTTTCTAGGTTTCCATCATCTTGGACATTTTGTTCACCTCTTTTAGACAAGCTTAAGTCACTTTGGActaaatttgagtcattttgaacaaattttgagtcactttgaatacttccagcctctccagacttttcctctctactctgctcatcatctgtagaaagatgtttcaccatgctgaatgtatctccaacaacttgcttctctgttcactgtttcagagccatgctgcatttattttattcatcatgtAATGTTTgaaagggctgcacagtggtgtagtggttagcactttcgccttgcagcaagaaggtccctggttcgcgtcccggctttcccgggatctttctgcatggagtttgcatgttctccctgtgcatgcgtgggttttctccgggtactccggcttcctcccacagtccaaaaatatgctgaggttaattgatcattctaaatttcccgtaggtgtgaatgtgagagtgattgtttgtctttgtatgtagccctgtgacagactggtgacctgtctagggtgtcccctgccttcacctgagtcagctgggatagactccagccccccatgaccctagtgaggattaagcggtgtatagataatggatggatgtaatgtttgattttcctttcatgatcattttgaacaaatattgagtccttttggacaatttgtttCAGACATTAAGAGATgtttaagtcattctggacatttttcaattattttggagaactttgaagccatttttgaccaattttctcaacaattttGTACACGTTtcaaggtttttgtcatttttgaccaattttgagtcattctggacatttttcaattattttggagaaatctgaagccattttagacaaattttctCAATTATTTTGTACACGTTtcaaggtttttgtcatttttgaccaattttgagccattttggacaaactttgagttattttgaaccatttttggGTATTCAGAGAAGTTTaggacattttggatgattttcaaTCAATCGGAAAAGTTTAAGTCACCCAAGTCACTACTGAATACAATTCTGTCTTCAGTTTAATTGTCTTCTGCTTGCTCTATTTTATATTTATCCGTCTAACGCTCCCTGCTGGGTTTCAGAATGCCACTCAGAACAGCCTGGAGCTGTTGGAGGATCCcaaagctgcagctgtggatGAAATTGCTGCCAAACTGGGGCTGTGCAAGGTCAGTCTTTGTTCCTCATGGGAGCTTCGTCTGAGTCTGACCTTTAAATCTTTGCATTCTTGCAATTTGCATAAACTGTGAAATTTGAACTGGAGGCTTGAGGCAGATTTTTGCTTCAAAGCGTTTCACGGATCCAACCATTTAACCGTTAAAGCGGGGGTCTCAAACATATGGCCgactttgtaaaactgtaaatttaaagtgAATGCTAGATCTTAATgagctgttttgatcataaagtaaaatactatattgttgaATTCCATATATGTTAGTagatgttttgtgcctttgtagataaactgtgatctgtaaatgataaactgaggcataatgttgttaaaattgcACGTTTTTTCCTTAACCCTGTAGAGCCCAGCGTAGCACTAATGCTATGATTGCATATTCCTTTTTGATTGGCGGTAAATTTGAAATCGGAGAagatcattctttttgcatataaaagctggggagttacactaatatgtcacacattcaccaggtctcagggtgcttttttgttgcagtgatgggtttgtagaaatacacaataaagtgcacgtaacaaaaatctttataaacgaGACCATGGGatgttgtgcaacttttttgagagatacagctatgcaatttctgtattttgaaatatatatgaacaaaacaaaaacgattttcttttttttttgatttattgcacttttaagcaatttattgttgcagttaagacataagtcaatacatattattaaaacttggcATAAAAGAGTTATATTGAAGCAattaaaaatactccaaaaaattgcactacagtatgtaaaaatgtaagcataTGTCCTGGACTTGCACAATGTTAGGTCTGAAAGGgttaagaaacttcaggttgttcataatgttttgcaaaaagatagttccttaaatgtgaacattttcagagttgcacttttttgaacaaaaacaaaggggaaagttaggagttgtggttatttataggttattatgctgtgattgtACTGGTCCTGTATGTGACCcgtggactaaaatgagtttgacacccctgcatcAAAGCGTTCAGTAATACCAGATTCACGTCCACTTTTTCCAGTTTGTTGTCAACCACTTACTGCCAGTATCATGTGTTTGTCATGTGACACTATGATGTGCATATATATGTGCTGGTGTTTGTGCTTAGGTAGCTGTTTTCTTTTGATTCCTGCTCTTAACGGTTCATATAATGTCGTATAATATTATAATCACTGCCAAAACTATATTATTTCCTCACGTATTTGGTCTTTTTCTCGTTCCGTAGGTGGGATGGATCTTTACCGACCTGCTGTCCGAGGACACGAGGATAGGAACCGTCCGCTACTCGAGAAACAAGGTGAGGACACGGCCGATTCAAAGGCGATTTGGTCGACAGATTAACGCTGTGCTCTCCTCGTGATGTAAACGTCGTTTTCCTCCATCAGGACTCACATTACCTGAGTGCAGAGGAGTGCATCACGGCGGGATACTTCCAGAACAAACACTCAAACCCCTGCAGACTCTCTCGAGACGGACACTTCGGATCCAAATTTGTGACCGTCGTCGCTACAGGTAAGTTTAATTTTTTGGTGTAACGTGATACTTAAAAGCACAGTTTGACCACATGATATTTAAGTAAGACAACACAGTAATTGGTACAGTGAATTACAGTCATCacctgatttaaaaacagcaaagaaatgaGGTATTTCAGGGTTTTTCAGGAGGGTGTAGGGTTGCCAATCAggaaataaaagttttatttgcctgaaaatatttataattctTCAGTATTTGGCTTTTTAATAAAAAGTTTGGTTGGTCGGATGTTGGAGTTACTGGTGCTTTCTCTGAAAAACGAATTTTCCAAGAGCATTTTCTAAATTCTTTATGAACTCATCGTGTGTGATAATTCGTTGCTGCAGTTCTATCTGAGAAGTTGTATTTTCATCGTCGTCGCAATATGAGCATAAGCCTTAAATGCATCACAAAAGATGTCAGGAATATCTTTTAATTTCCCTGCATTCACACAAACATTTGACCAAAAAGGTGCACGGGAACCTCAGATTAATTGGTTGAAATTCACTGTTGACTGTGAGGTTGATGAGTGAGGACAGAGAAGAGTGAAGACATATTTTTATTGAgtttagaataaaatattttcaaaagaaattaaactttaatttctttctaaaattaaaaaaaaattaacttctCATAGTTGTATTGCCTTACGTAAATTAACATTCTGCTTATTGATTGGGTATTCATGtgcaaaaaaagcatttatttatttctttattcaaTGTTTGAGGTCTATATTAGCAGTAAACTGATTAGAGAACTAGGTAGTTAGTGTGCACACTtcaatttatttagatttattcaTCACAGCTCATATCGTCATTCCAGTACTGAACATTATTATCAAACAGTGCagaatttcttcattttctgcagGTCTTCTTGACTCTTCGACaccatttctgctgctttcatcatgaatttatttcttctgtgttttcagcaaaacacatcaaagcagCCTTCAGAAACTCCTGCTGGTTGCAATGATTTACACAGACACTTTTAGAGCCGACTGATGCTAAACCACTCACTTTAACTCTGCTGAAAATACTCACTAGCCTGCAGATAAAGCAACAGTGCTTGTAGAATTAATCCAGCTTTGAATGTGTCTAAACAGAAACAATATTCTCTCTTGTTTATTCGGTTAAATGCTACACTTAAATCTTATAGTGGTAGGGAAAACCTTggattgtattatttatttacagtctaaCTTAAAATTTAAGCCCCAAAAAACTCTCTCATTTTTTAGAggattttcaatgaaaataatcactttGTTCCTAAAAATGGCTTAGATTCAactctgcagcacaaacactttAATGCTACTCTGCAAATTCCAAAGAAGAATAATGGTCCAGAAAGCTcaaggattgttttttttttttttttttatcgatACACGTCAGTTTAAAGGTAAAAATGTTCTGTCATggtgcttattttgctcatgatgtgtcttccagcatattaaaaacacaatatctacatgttaacaaggttaaaaaactggattttctctGGAGAAGTTCTTTTTAACTTGGTCGTGTCATTGAAAAGCTGTAACTACAGAAATGGTTCATGTTAAATCCAAGGCCAGTCGAGCAACATAACACAATCCAGGCCTTCTGAGGCTCTGCTGGGTCATATTTAGAAGtaattttcagtgaaaataattgCTTTGTTCTTATAAAGGGCTTAGATGC
This window harbors:
- the nploc4 gene encoding nuclear protein localization protein 4 homolog gives rise to the protein MADNIIIRVQSPDGMKKIPSTKRETAAAFLKKVAKEFGFNSNGFSVYLNRNKTGEILSQNKTLSLLKIKHGDMLFLFPSMSSSSSEVMDTATPHTSSSLPSLSSSSSSSSSSSSMIPRSFSAPQVQEDEIDQYLAKQDGKIYRNRDPQLCRHGALGKCVHCVPLEPFDEDYLNHLDPPVKHMSFHAYLRKLTGGADKGKFAALENISCKIKSGCEGHPPWPEGICTKCQPSAITLNRQKYRHVDNIMFENHTIADRFLDFWRKTGSQRMGYLYGRYTEHKDIPLGIRAEVAAIYEPPQNATQNSLELLEDPKAAAVDEIAAKLGLCKVGWIFTDLLSEDTRIGTVRYSRNKDSHYLSAEECITAGYFQNKHSNPCRLSRDGHFGSKFVTVVATGGPDNQVHFEGYQVSNQCMALVRDECLLPCKDAPELGYAKESSLEQYVPDVFYKDKDKFGNDVTFLARPLPVEYLIIDITTTFPKDPQYTFSSTQRFPIENRDILGETQDFHSLATYLSQCTSASFLDIVSDFHLLLFLVTNEVMPLRDSIGLLLDAVKTSNEDLAQTWKKSEQWATIEQLCSTVGGQPSSSLGYGAMGGPSVPASSSAMWSCLHCTFMNQPGTEHCEMCSLPRS